CCACATTAACATTTACACAGACCAATAAAGAACATACATTTATCAATGTATTCCAAGACCTTTATTGGCCATACAGGTAATAATTGATTTTCACTCTTCACTATTTCACTTCCAGTGTTGccaatttgtaattttttataattttgatgaatttaccTAATGTCTGACTGCTGGGATTCTGCTATGGCACATTTTCCAATAGAGATGACGTGATGCTGAATTATGTTATTCATTATGGATTTCCCTAAGAGCATTCAAATTGCATGAAGCTTACAAACAAAGTTGGAGGGATGTCATTTCACATTTTCAAATATGAGGATTAGAGATGTTCTAAACATGTATAATCTCATAATCTTATATAAGAATGGAATAaagtaataacaataacaaaaatcagtATGCAGTAACCCAGCAACATTTCCAAATAAAGGAGATTAGTAAGGAATCAAGCGTGCCATGATTTTCAAGTAGTGGAGGGAAGTGCCTTTCTTATTCTGTTCCTTCCAGAGATAGAGGAGTGCTAGCCCTTAATTCCTcaccctctgtagcagtttgatgttgttgatgaactccaaaatggaatattggattatgtttgtaaactggtcttttcctctgggcatattagagtgtattggtttaactttacttgactaaataatgattgaggctttgattgggccacatcaataagACGTTGCgtcctacccccttggtgggcgagGACTCAGTAAAACCACagagcagagaagggaggttggagttttgatgttggagtttttgatgctgaagtcttgagctggagccccaggaataaGCACACAAagggagcttggttgtgaggaaagagagaaggccccgggAAGAAAAACAAGTCATTTGCCTACTAGTCTACaggccttgtggagtgaggcaaagggtagagagcctcatagtctacagctgagattgtggagaaagcagaggagctgagcctggagaaaatgaaccctgggaagagaagaaagcctGAATCCTAgaagatattggcagccatctttctccaacatggagcaagagactttggtgaggaaagaaaCTTATGCtctgtggcctggtaactgtaagctgctacctcgaataaataccttttataaaaaccaactgatttctggcatgttgcatcagcaccccctttgctGGCTAATATACCTCTTATGGACTTAAAGCTCCTGGAAGTGCCAGCAAAATGGCAAGTTGGGAATGGGAAGGCTTCAGGATTTGGGGGAAGAGTTTTCTATTTGTAAAGAGACAGCAAAGATATCAATGAACAAGGAAGAGAATGAGGCAAGAAGAGGGTGTTATATGAAAAGATCaaattttcctgaaatatttactTATGCATGAAAAGGATGGCAGCATTTACCTTGCCTTCTTCCATCATCTTAGCAGGGAATGAGCTTCTGGAGTTGTTGTTCTTCATGGGAGCTGCACCAGGTCCTGAATCAGACAAAGGTCAGAGACCTCGCCAAGGTTTACCCTGATTTGCATATTTCTTTACAGAAGAATAACAAACCCTCCACTCCCTTCCTCCATCATCTTGGGCTCTTTACCTCGCTTAGTTCCCTCACCAGTCCTAAGATATCTCAGGTGGACCTTTAAGACAAGGGGAAGGCACATCCCCTGACCACTGAGAAAGACATCACAGAACATGGGTGTATTCAAACCAAACAAGGAAAAGTGGATGGCTTAGGGATCATACTAGCTGGAAATGGACATTAAAACCAGGGATCTCCCCATACACGTCGTGTAAATGCCTTGCAGCCTAAGCCAAGTTGGAACATTAAAATAAGAATAGCCTTGGAGAGGAAGAATATCTTTAAATCCTACACATTAACCTCACTGGAACTGTTCTTCAAACCATAGGtggatatttttaaatctttctatCTCTGTGTAACCTGACTCCTATATTGGCCAGgtaatttagaaattttatgCATAGAAATGGACTTAGACctcttcttgatttagaggtgaacTGGACATCAGGATGAAGGAatcaaatatggattagagtgggcttattggtactctactatagaattattgtgactctagcaatggaagaaattatatcattgatgagaAGACAGTGGCCAGAGGAATTGctgaaggagggagagggaaaaggaggtgtgatatggggggcatttttggcactTTGCGTGGTCCTGaatgttattgcagggacagatgcaggatgttacatatcctgccataacccactgaactgactgggagagagtgtaagctacaacataagctataatccatgctgtgtaccaatgctccaaaatgtacccatcaaatgcaatgaatgcaccacactaatgaaagaagttgtcagtgtgggaggagtggggtgtgtggggcacatgggaacctcttatattttttattgtagcattttgtgtgacttatgtatctttaaaaaagataataaaaaagaaatggactTAGAGGCGTTAATAGTAACAAGAAAAGAAGATAATTATTGGGTGTAATAGTACAATTGTAGGGTAGTAGACTTGATGTAGGATGAGtaaatttacatggaaatttAATGTATGGATAAAGTACTATAATTCATAATGAAATGttaaaacacatgaagaaaaagaagaaactcaaaaaattttaaataagtgttTGATTTTAAAAGATCTTACAGTAAACTATTATTCCTCTCAGAACAATCAGGAAAATTTCTTCCTGAGGCAGGACATTTAGTCCATATtctaaaagaaaagaggaaaaactcCTTGAACCATATACCCTAGAGGGGGGAATGAACTTTGACCCAATGATCTTCTATGGATGCTTCATCATCTGAGAATAACAAAGAGGTCATTGTAGCAAGTGTGCATTTTCAGTGGACAGGTGTGAGCTCCACCATTCACAGGAGACAGACAAGGAGACATTCTGACTGGGGGGCCCTTTGACAATAATACCCTGTCATCCCACTAAGACAATCTGATTTCTTTAGTAAGTTCTTAGGACAATTTCTGGCAGCACAAGGACAGCCACGTGGAACAAAAAGCACTCTATGTGGATTTTCCAGCAGAAATTAAGTTGCTACTCTTCACAAAATGCTTCCTACCTCTGCATGGAGGGTTTTGCATGTCAGTTCTTCCCAGCATTGGGGCCTTAATGCCACATTCTTCTTGTGCCTTCTTATTTTGATGTTTTTCCAATCTtcaacacaaagaaagaaaagaatcgAATAAACATTAGAACAAGATAAAACTATCCCTTATTTGATACCAAATAATGTGGCCTTAAAAACTCAAAAACATGCTGAGAAAAAAACGGATGCCAAAAATCCTGTACCTGGATCTCAGGTAGGCAGCTTCTCTGGTCTCCTTGACTATCGCTTTCTCTAGATCTCGAATTCTGATCTATAGAGAACAAACATACATGCACATTCATTTGTagtagaaactgaaaaaaaagaaggagccaccaccacaacaaaatcCTACCCAGTTGTCATGTTCCTTCTTCTCATAAAGAGCAAtctgaaaaacacaacatataaacatatatatgtttgGGGATTCTAAAGACTAGTACTTATATATGAGTTAGATACTGTAGAATGCTGGGATTGCCAATAGAAAGACTGTTACCTCTTGTTTGAAGGAGCTCTCTGCTTGCTGtagttttttctccatttcttcaattattttccTATGAGTTACAATCACTTTCATCAGATAAAGCAAAGTAGTGACCACAAAATCAAATATCATTTCTATATTCCCAGTACCCTATAAACTGCACCTATACAAATTAAAACATACTTCACATGATTTTAAGAGTACAGTAGGATCAAAGATATTGTCTCAGTTTATTTACTACTTGCCAATTGGAAATCTCTCAGCTTACATTTTATCATGTCTTGACCCATTCTTAAAATTTCTCTAATCAATCCTAGAATGAATATCtttcattttaatgtgtttttcttacttttcttatGTTCAGTCCATATTTCCCATGACTATGACAACTTGGTCTGTCAAATGGTATTATCACTGTACCAAACTTCCTTAGGGATCCCAACAATTACATCACCCCCATTTCTGGCTAGCACTGGGAATCAATAAATTATTAGTAActaaacatttttcttctttcataaaagTAACTTTTTTCCCTTGTATAAATTCCCAATTTCTTCtcatcatttatttatgtttctgAACTACTTGGGTCTAAATAATGTACAATAGTTCAAAAACATTCAACATTGGATACACAAACTGCTGGTGGTGAGAAGGTGAGCTCACTTATAATTCTCTACTTCCTCCATAACCaaactgtttttttcctctgCAGCTGACAGCTCCTTCTGGGTTTTCTGCTGCTTGTGCTCTTCATGCTCAAGTTTCCTAAGATGAGAAATAAATACACAACACTGTCCATTTACTTGTGAAATTCATGTTTATTCCCTCCCATCATTTTGAAGACCTTCATTAAAATGTCCTTTCCATTCTTCCACATAAATGCATACATTCACAAACACCATTAGAGGAAAGATGCAAGTCCCTTTTGACAAACTCTGGAATGCTGGCAAGTTGTCTACTTTTGGACCTTCCCCTCATTAGATCCTActcaatagtaaataaaattagCAAATGTAAATAGTACATATGAGACATTCTAAATGACCTTTGGGGGAAAGTCATTTGTGGTGGAACTTTTAATTCCATGTGGGAAATGAGGATTGACCAATTTGTCACAACTAATCAGATTAGGATGAAACAGGAGATGGTTATTGGTTTGATTTCTCTATGGGAAGACGTTTTGATTGCACATCTTATGAATAACACTGACAAAAAGAGATAACTGCAGGATATGGCATTATtaaaaatgtgcagttagctACATGACATTCCCACAGCTCAGAAGTGGAATGTCTAACATCTACTTCAGAAGTTTCTGGTTGAGAAAAAAGGCAAATCTTAGTAAAGGCAACATCTATGGAATTAAAAAATGatctccccttccccagagtCTGAATGATTTTCCCTCCAAAGAGATTTTAGGTACAACCTTCAAGCTCAGGGTATCAATCTTTAACTGGATTCAGTTCACTGATAGTGTTGGCAAAGGACAATGGTCAAAAAATGCTTGATTTGCTATGTTGTCTTGTGTTATTTTTTGGGGGGTTCTCATTCAAACTTCCCAAATGATTCTTGATTTTCTATAATCAAgagcattatttaaaaaaatctctaggAATGAGGGAaaagacacacaaacacacacacacagaaagtaAGATTTATGCACTTGTTTCTGGCCACCCAGAGCATACTTCAGCAAGTGCTCTCTGTAGTCACTGTAAAGGAGATGGTGTGCAGGATGTCAACGGGTACAGAGCACTGTTCTGGCCCTAATATGGCTCACAGTTTACCTCAAACAAGTTGCCAGTAAGGACAGAGCAACGCTTGCTTCAGACTTGAGATGGGATAAGGCAAAACCTGATGCTTGCTGGAAGATGAGGGACTCTTTTGCTTCATCACTCACACATTAAAATAACAGCCaaaattttcaagaaatttaaagGTCAGATGATGAATTTTATCAAAGAATTAGAaactataaaactgaaaaatgaagTACATCAAATTAAGAACTCTAAGAATAGTTTCAACAGCAAGTTTGACCACAACAGATGAGTGATTTAGGGCATAGGAAAATTTCTTGGAAAAAGTACCTGGCATGATGTCAATGCaataaaagagattaaaaattagaaagagaagTAGGAGACACTGTGGAAGcaggaaaatatttaaagggaATCTCAGAAGGAAAGAGTGAGACAGAAGCATCATATGatgagatattggattatgtttgtaaactggtccgtacctgggcatgattaaattatgattagggctttgattgggccatgtcagtagggtgttgaggtccaacccttggtgggtggggcctcacagataaaagacatggaaaaggacagaattggatatctgatgttggagttttgatgctggagtcttgaactggagccccgggaagtaagcacacagaggggcttggttgtgaggaaagagaagcaagccctgggaagagaggaagcctgaacccaggcagatgttggcagccatcttgctccaacatgtggcaaaagatctttggtgagggaagtaacctatgctttaaggcctggtaactgtaagctactaccccaaataagtaccctttataaaagccaacagatttctggtattttgcaccagcatccttttggctgaataatacagtgagATAATAGCAGAGTTAATTCAAAACTGAGGAAAGACATTACAACAAAATTTCAAGGCAGGCTAATGATAACagtataaatacacacacataatcAGTAACCAGGTATATCTCAGTAAAAACCAATGGAAAACAAAATCAATTATAAatcaaaaagaaagcaagagCATTGGGTGGGACAGCTTCAGAAGatcaaaaataagaatatttcttatttctttccttcaaaaaATCAATGGGCATTGAAGACAATAGGTTTTCTTTGTGGTAACTAACTGCAAAATCAAAGTCAAAgggattatctttttaaaaaagagttaaaataaacatttttttcattcaaataaTAAACCATAGGGAtgtttattaaagtattttcttcagataaatggaaaaaatctGACAGAAGTCTGAAGATGTAGGAAACAATGAAGATtgcaaaatgataaaagaaacagATCTAAAAAGAAATTTCCATAGAACATGTCCAATACACTAAAGTCTTGTGGGGTTAAACCATACatagatttaaatatatttattgtaatATCAAATATTTCAGTAAGATAGTAGAGTTAAAAGTTaggaagagataaaatattaatacatataagACTTGAATATGGCAAGATGAAGACCATTTTAGGGTAATTACAAAAAAGAGTAAAAGGTCATATATCTTTCAAACAGTGGGAAAAATTCAGAATAAATAAGTCTATAAAagatgggaagaaagaagaggaaaaggataaTTTAAAGCCCGTTATGTGTAGATTCAAACTCATTTTTCAGGGGTCATATTACATTTGAAACAATGACCTGTCTTTTTGTCTCTTCATCTGTTCATGCATCATCATCCTCTAGAAGATACTTAGTAGAGCATAGAGACCTGAGTGGGCAGGAGGTTACCATGTGGAAAGAATGTAATAGAACATTTTTGTTGTGGGGCTAATGGTATATACTAAGTCAAATAAAGTTTTAGGTGGCTCAAAAGTGCTCGGGAGGAGGCTGCAGCACTATACACTTGAGATGAAACTGGAGGGAATAAGCAGCAAGAATATGATAGCAGGGATCTACGAGGAGAAACACCCTGTATTCTGCTGAAAAACCTGGAATTGACTCTGGAGGGAATGGAGCATCCTCCTTAGAATGTAAGCTTGGAATGACATGGATGATGTACAGTTGAGCAAGTTAACACTAGCAGTTCCGAAGAGGAAGGATCAGAGCCTGGAAGAGGCAGGTAAAGACAAGAAATTGGAGATAAGTACATCATTTAGGATACCAGGACAAGAAACAAGATCAGGGTCTGAACTCAGTGGCTTTGAGACAGAGAGGGTAGCAAACAGACAAGGGGACTGTCATGGAGGAAGGAGAAACTGAATCCATTTCATGATTAAAAACAATTGTGGTTATTTCAGGTAATTATGAAGTTTTGGTAATAAATGGTGATAATATAttcataacattgtgaatgtaattgatagcactgaattatatatgtgaggGTGGATAAAAGGTgacattttaagttgtatatatgttgcttgaataaaaaacttctaaaaaatatAGACAGTACAACACAAACAATGGAGACCATTAAAGACAATGGACTTTAAGTAATCATATAGTtactaaaatgttctttcatgaattctaacaaatgtatcacaataaGGCACGTTATTAATAAGAGGGTAGAATAtgtgaactctgtattttatgcattttttctgtaaatctactacttctctaataaaaagtttGACTCTCCCCCCAAAACTCAGCAAAATAAAAACTGTTGTTTAGGAACCAAAGATCTATAGGTTGCAGAGATTTGTTTTTGAAAAGCCATTAAACATGAGCCCTAAATGACAGAAAAGTGACTGCCTGGTTTTGTTGTTTAATGGCATTAAACAGTAGTGGCCTGGACAATGAAAAAGACTAAACTGCATTTGCTCAGTAAGAGAGGTCTTCTCAGAGGTAGCCACATAGATGGATTAAAAAGTATATCCACAGATTTAAATTTCTACAGCTACAAGAAACCCATTTACAATAAATCTGGTATTTTCATGGAAGATCTCAAATAGCACTATAAAATTTATGTAGACTGAAATAACTTATAAAACTTTCAACAGCAACTCAATTCAATTCAAGTCTGACTCTACACAGAATTATTCAAGACTTCACAGATCAAGGGCAAGCTTCTCTAAGACTGCCTCCACTCCACACCAACCACAAGTTTAAGGGCATAGGCCATGCATGCTTCAGAGAAACTGGTTATAAAGATGTATGGGTTCCCATAATCATGGGTCCACTAAGTTGCTGGAATGATACACAAATGTCTCTGAAAGTGCCATACTTATTATAGtgaaaaggatacaaataagaaagagccaaaataaaTGATGCATTGGAAGGGATATGAGGGATTCTCAAATGCAAGTTACCGTGTTCTTTCCTCGTGGAAACAGAATGCATCATCCTCCTGGTACAAGGATATGTTATCTAACTCCAAATTTTGAGATGTATTCTTCTGAGAAGTAATGAATTACCCAAGGATATTTACCAAAGAgctctttccattttctaaaccTCCAGCATTCTTGCCAAGCCACATTTTATAGCAGTTGGTCTGGGTAATTGCTTTTTATTGAGTAAAAAATAATATGACACCTTTTATACCTAAAGCTTTTTTAAGTCCTTAAAGATTTTATCCtactaaaaaacacaaaacaattgtAAGAGGTACTACAACAAAGGGAAGAGAAGTCCAAATTATGTTACTTGGTCATAGAGAAAGCAAATATGAATTAACTGGTAGAACAAAGTGAGAGCCTGAACATACTAATGGACAAGTACCAGCAAACTGCAAACCACCTTTAGCTACAGTAACTAACCAGGAAACCCTGGTCCACCAACTGTAGCCATCAGCACAGTATCTACACTTTCAGTTGAGGAAGGCAAACCACAAACCCTGTAACAATCACACAAAAATAGTGAGAATTTGAACATTAACTGACAACTTCCCTAATTTTTTGCCCCTGATTCCAATTTATGCCAAACGGGGGAGGCCAAATATGCTTAACCAGCCACGTAGGATGCCCCACTTCTAGTTAGCCAATCTCAGCTTTCTCATGACAACAGTCTACAGTCAGGACATATGTAgaatcttccttttcctttcctactaAATCTTTTCCATTCCCCTGCCTGCCTTTGACTTGCTGCATAAAATGCGTGATGGTGTTGACTCCCTTACCAAAGAAAGCCATTTATAGTTATTCTGTTCTTCTttaggttttttcatttatttccacaacAGAAAAGGCATGGATCATTAAAAACACAGGAGCAGGGATTTTATAAACTATAGAATATGGAATTGAAGACAGAAAGGATAAAGCtcattctgcacagattaaaaacagcaaaaatacTGGGTTAATTATATAAAAAGCAATTATCTACACTGTTCAACACATTCACTAATGCAAAATTAATTGTAATTATGACCAAAAATAATCTTACTTTTCTGCAGACATCTTTCTCTGTGCATAGATTTCATTAAAAATCTCTAATTTCATGCTTAGGGTTTCGCATTCCTCTTCCTTTGCATGTTTCATAGACCTCAAAGTATTGCATTCATCTTCCAGTTGCTTTTGATATtctgaaaagataaaatattttccctCCATGTATTTGCATATGGACTTAAAAGTAGTGAACTTGTTTGAggtagggagaggagagagattgGAATCCTGAAAGCATGAAgccattttttagctttccagtGTAAAATCATTTCTGCTAAGTGGGGAATTTTCCAAACAAGCAACATACCCTCCAGGTTACATTTAGTAGTCATCGTGGATCCCAGTTTATGCTGTAATTTTTTCAGGTCATCCTCAGGTGCTGATATTGCTGCTTTTGCCTAAGAATTTCAGAAAGAGAAATACTGTAAAATTCAGGAAGTATAAGAATCCAGGTAGTACTAGAATACTCTGTAAAAATTGTTATACCTGGGAGACATCCATCATCTGTGTCGCTggaattttcatctttttattcacATCTAAAAAACCAGAAGAgtttaattgttttatatttctttgttttgta
Above is a window of Dasypus novemcinctus isolate mDasNov1 chromosome 23, mDasNov1.1.hap2, whole genome shotgun sequence DNA encoding:
- the LOC101413726 gene encoding transport and Golgi organization protein 1 homolog; the encoded protein is MFGNVPKDLVQLIHKYIKEDLYFPFHLADLLPDSFPSGSDLYRFFWNCITTTGYLGISLFAIFIWSKVLAVKPCTYQVNLQQISNKTKNFMDENAEIAQKISILEQKMQQTIESHRKENSELLEKIKYLENKQKDLEKAMTEKDSNIAALTNCISQLNESYESAFEDKNLGINEVLTDVNKKMKIPATQMMDVSQAKAAISAPEDDLKKLQHKLGSTMTTKCNLEEYQKQLEDECNTLRSMKHAKEEECETLSMKLEIFNEIYAQRKMSAEKKLEHEEHKQQKTQKELSAAEEKNSLVMEEVENYKKIIEEMEKKLQQAESSFKQEIALYEKKEHDNWIRIRDLEKAIVKETREAAYLRSRLEKHQNKKAQEECGIKAPMLGRTDMQNPPCRGPGAAPMKNNNSRSSFPAKMMEEGKDNMAASGPPPFQGSPFMPYPMGGPPPP